From Mus pahari chromosome 20, PAHARI_EIJ_v1.1, whole genome shotgun sequence, the proteins below share one genomic window:
- the Tnpo2 gene encoding transportin-2 isoform X2, with protein sequence MEWQPDEQGLQQVLQLLKDSQSPNTATQRIVQDKLKQLNQFPDFNNYLIFVLTRLKSEDEPTRSLSGLILKNNVKAHYQSFPPPVADFIKQECLNNIGDASSLIRATIGILITTIASKGELQMWPELLPQLCNLLNSEDYNTCEGAFGALQKICEDSSELLDSDALNRPLNVMIPKFLQFFKHCSPKIRSHAIACVNQFIMDRAQALMDNIDTFIEHLFALAVDDDPEVRKNVCRALVMLLEVRIDRLIPHMHSIIQYMLQRTQDHDENVALEACEFWLTLAEQPICKEVLASHLVQLIPILVNGMKYSEIDIILLKGDVEEDEAVPDSEQDIKPRFHKSRTVTLTHEAERPDSSEDAEDDDDDDALSDWNLRKCSAAALDVLANVFREELLPHLLPLLKGLLFHPEWVVKESGILVLGAIAEGCMQGMVPYLPELIPHLIQCLSDKKALVRSIACWTLSRYAHWVVSQPPDMHLKPLMTELLKRILDGNKRVQEAACSAFATLEEEACTELVPYLSYILDTLVFAFGKYQHKNLLILYDAIGTLADSVGHHLNQPEYIQKLMPPLIQKWNELKDEDKDLFPLLECLSSVATALQSGFLPYCEPVYQRCVTLVQKTLAQAMMYTQHPEQYEAPDKDFMIVALDLLSGLAEGLGGHVEQLVARSNIMTLLFQCMQDSMPEVRQSSFALLGDLTKACFIHVKPCIAEFMPILGTNLNPEFISVCNNATWAIGEICMQMGAEMQPYVQMVLNNLVEIINRPNTPKTLLENTAITIGRLGYVCPQEVAPMLQQFIRPWCTSLRNIRDNEEKDSAFRGICMMIGVNPGGVVQDFIFFCDAVASWVSPKDDLRDMFYKILHGFKDQVGEENWQQFSEQFPPLLKERLAAFYGV encoded by the exons ATGGAGTGGCAGCCAGACGAGCAGGGCCTGCAGCAGGTCTTGCAGCTTCTCAAAGACTCGCAGTCGCCCAACACAGCTACTCAGCGCATTGTGCAGGAT AAACTTAAACAACTCAACCAGTTTCCTGACTTTAACAACTACCTGATCTTCGTCCTGACTAGACTCAAATCAGAAG ATGAGCCAACCCGCTCTCTGAGTGGCCTCATCCTCAAGAACAATGTGAAGGCGCATTACCAGAGCTTCCCGCCTCCTGTGGCTGACTTCATCAAACAGGAGTGTCTCAACAACATTGGCGATGCCTCCTCTCTCATCAGAGCCACCATCG GCATTCTCATCACCACCATCGCTTCCAAGGGTGAGCTGCAGATGTGGCCGGAACTGCTGCCCCAGCTGTGCAACCTGCTCAACTCAGAGGATTATAATACCTGTGAG GGAGCCTTTGGAGCCCTACAGAAGATCTGTGAAGACTCCTCGGAGCTTTTGGATAGCGATGCTCTCAACAGGCCCCTCAATGTCATGATCCCTAAATTCCTGCAGTTTTTCAAGCACTGCAGCCCTAAGATTCGGTCCCATGCCATTGCCTGTGTGAACCAGTTCATCATGGACCGGGCCCAAGCGCTGATGGACAACATTGACACTTTCATTGAG CACCTGTTTGCCTTGGCTGTGGATGATGACCCTGAGGTGAGAAAGAATGTGTGCCGAGCTCTCGTGATGCTTCTGGAAGTGCGAATTGACAGGCTCATCCCTCACATGCACAGCATCATCCAG TACAtgctgcagaggacccaggaccATGATGAGAATGTGGCCCTGGAGGCCTGTGAGTTCTGGCTGACGCTAGCTGAGCAGCCCATCTGCAAGGAAGTCCTGGCCTCTCACCTGGTCCA GTTGATCCCTATCCTCGTGAATGGGATGAAGTACTCTGAAATTGACATCATCCTTCTCAAG GGGGATGTGGAGGAGGATGAGGCGGTGCCTGACAGCGAGCAGGACATCAAGCCACGGTTCCACAAGTCACGCACAGTGACATTGACTCACGAGGCTGAGCGGCCTGATAGCTCTGAGGATGCTGAGgacgatgatgacgacgatgCTTTGTCAGACTGGAATCTGA GAAAGTGCTCTGCAGCTGCGCTGGATGTCCTTGCCAATGTCTTCCGGGAGGAACTGCTGCCCCACCTACTTCCCCTGCTCAAGGGCCTCCTATTCCACCCTGAGTGGGTGGTCAAGGAGTCAGGAATCCTGGTGCTGGGCGCCATTGCTGAGG GCTGCATGCAGGGAATGGTGCCCTATCTACCTGAGCTGATCCCACACCTCATCCAGTGCCTGTCAGATAAGAAGGCCCTAGTCCGCTCCATTGCCTGCTGGACACTGAGCCGCTATGCCCACTGGGTAGTCAGCCAGCCACCTGACATGCACCTCAAGCCTCTGATGACGGAGCTGCTCAAGCGTATCCTGGACGGCAATAAGAGGGTGCAGGAGGCAGCCTGTAG TGCATTTGCTACCCTGGAGGAGGAGGCATGCACGGAGCTGGTGCCCTACCTCAGCTATATCCTTGACACTCTTGTTTTTGCCTTTGGCAAATACCAGCATAAGAACCTGCTCATCCTCTATGATGCCATTGGCACCCTGGCAGACTCTGTGGGCCACCACCTCAATCAGCCG GAATACATTCAGAAGCTGATGCCTCCGCTGATCCAGAAGTGGAACGAGCTCAAGGACGAGGACAAGGACCTCTTCCCCCTGCTGGAG TGCCTATCATCTGTGGCCACTGCCCTGCAGAGTGGCTTCCTGCCCTACTGTGAGCCTGTCTACCAGCGCTGTGTTACCCTGGTACAGAAGACACTGGCCCAGGCCATG ATGTACACACAACACCCCGAACAATATGAGGCCCCAGACAAAGACTTCATGATTGTTGCATTGGACCTGCTTAGTGGCTTGGCTGAGGGCCTGGGTGGCCACGTGGAACAGCTGGTGGCTCGGAGTAACATCATGACATTGCTCTTCCAGTGTATGCAG GATTCCATGCCTGAGGTCCGGCAGAGCTCCTTTGCCCTTCTGGGAGACCTTACCAAAGCCTGCTTTATCCACGTCAAGCCCTGTATCG CTGAGTTCATGCCTATTCTGGGCACCAACCTGAACCCCGAGTTCATCTCTGTCTGCAACAATGCTACCTGGGCCATTGGGGAGATCTGCATGCAGATGG GGGCAGAGATGCAGCCTTATGTGCAGATGGTCCTCAACAATCTGGTGGAGATCATTAACAGGCCCAACACGCCCAAGACACTGCTGGAAAACACAG CCATCACCATTGGCCGCCTGGGCTACGTGTGCCCGCAGGAGGTGGCACCCATGCTGCAGCAGTTCATCCGGCCTTG GTGCACGTCCCTTAGGAACATCCGGGACAACGAGGAGAAGGATTCTGCCTTCCGAGGCATCTGCATGATGATTGGTGTCAATCCTGGGGGTGTTGTGCAG gactttattttcttctgcGATGCTGTAGCCTCCTGGGTGAGCCCGAAGGATGACCTTCGGGACATGTTTTATAAG ATCCTTCATGGCTTCAAagaccaagttggggaggagaacTGGCAACAGTTCTCAGAGCAGTTCCCACCTCTGCTCAAGGAGAGGCTGGCAGCCTTCTATGGGGTCTAG
- the Fbxw9 gene encoding F-box/WD repeat-containing protein 9, which yields MELPSGRCGDPRPCEVESDPEPDPDPDAQAEAYVARVLTPPKLGLTPRRSSLQSIFSASLGVPERKAASKVPAVRLPGLLSLPPELLLEICAYLDARVVLQVLPCVCQALHDLVRDHVTWRLRAQRRVRAPYPVVEEENFDWPAACIELEQHLARWAEDGQRTEYFCLADGHFASIDAVLLLQGGTLCLSGSRDRNVNLWDLRHLGKDPSRVLVKALGTQGNSTHKGWVWSLAAQDHRVCSGSWDSTVKLWDMAADGQQFGEIKGKAAVLCLSYQPDILVTGTYDKKVTIYDPRAGLALVKSRRLHSSAVLAVLADDRHIISGSEDHSLVVFDRRANSVLQRLQLDSYLLCMSYQEPQLWAGDNQGLLHVFANRDGCFQLVRSFDVGHQSQITGIKHSLGTLYTTSTDKTIRVHVPTDPPRTICTRSHHNVLNGICAEGNIVVAASGGLSLEVWRLLA from the exons ATGGAGCTTCCCTCAGGGCGGTGTGGGGATCCTCGCCCTTGTGAGGTGGAGTCTGACCCCGAGCCGGATCCCGACCCTGACGCTCAAGCTGAAGCCTACGTAGCCCGTGTGCTCACCCCTCCCAAGCTTGGCCTGACCCCGCGGCGCTCGTCACTGCAGTCCATATTCTCCGCGTCCCTAGGCGTGCCGGAGCGAAAGGCTGCCTCCAAAGTCCCGGCCGTGCGCCTGCCGGGCCTCCTGAGCCTTCCCCCGGAGCTGCTGCTGGAGATCTGTGCCTACCTGGATGCTCGGGTCGTGCTTCAAGTCCTGCCGTGCGTGTGCCAAGCGCTGCACGACCTCGTGCGTGATCATGTCACCTGGAGGCTACGCGCTCAACGCCGGGTACGCGCACCCTACCCAGTGGTGGAAG AGGAGAACTTTGACTGGCCCGCCGCCTGCATTGAGTTGGAGCAGCACCTGGCCCGCTGGGCAGAGGATGGACAGCGGACCGAGTACTTCTGCCTGGCTGATGGCCACTTTGCTTCCATTGATGCAGTGTTGCTGCTCCAG GGTGGAACACTGTGTCTGTCAGGCTCCCGGGATCGAAACGTCAACCTATGGGATCTGCGCCATCTAGGGAAGGATCCCAGCCGAGTTCTGGTGAAGGCCTTGGGCACCCAGGGCAATAGCACACACAAG GGCTGGGTATGGTCGCTAGCAGCGCAGGACCACCGTGTGTGCTCCGGCTCTTGGGACAGCACTGTGAAGCTGTGGGACATGGCGGCTGATGGGCAGCAGTTTGGAGAGATCAA GGGCAAGGCGGCAGTGCTGTGCCTCTCCTACCAACCTGATATCCTGGTGACTGGTACCTATGACAAGAAGGTGACCATCTATGATCCCAGAg CTGGCTTGGCCCTGGTGAAGAGTCGGAGGCTGCACTCAAGCGCTGTGTTAGCCGTGCTGGCAGATGACAGGCATATCATCTCAGGCAGTGAGGACCACAGCCTCGTGGTATTTGATCGTCGAGCCAATAGCGTCCTGCAGCGGCTGCAG CTGGACTCCTATCTGCTCTGCATGTCTTACCAGGAGCCCCAGCTCTGGGCAGGTGACAACCAGGGCCTGCTGCACGTCTTCGCCAATCGAGATGGTTGCTTCCAGCTTGTTCGG TCCTTTGATGTGGGTCACCAGTCTCAGATCACAGGGATCAAACATTCGCTGGGGACATTGTACACAACATCTACTGACAAGACCATTCGG GTTCACGTGCCCACAGATCCACCTAGGACCATCTGTACCCGAAGCCACCACAATGTGTTAAATGGG ATCTGTGCTGAGGGCAACATAGTGGTGGCTGCCTCTGGTGGCCTGTCTTTGGAGGTCTGGAGGCTGCTGGCCTGA
- the Tnpo2 gene encoding transportin-2 isoform X1, with protein sequence MEWQPDEQGLQQVLQLLKDSQSPNTATQRIVQDKLKQLNQFPDFNNYLIFVLTRLKSEDEPTRSLSGLILKNNVKAHYQSFPPPVADFIKQECLNNIGDASSLIRATIGILITTIASKGELQMWPELLPQLCNLLNSEDYNTCEGAFGALQKICEDSSELLDSDALNRPLNVMIPKFLQFFKHCSPKIRSHAIACVNQFIMDRAQALMDNIDTFIEHLFALAVDDDPEVRKNVCRALVMLLEVRIDRLIPHMHSIIQYMLQRTQDHDENVALEACEFWLTLAEQPICKEVLASHLVQLIPILVNGMKYSEIDIILLKGDVEEDEAVPDSEQDIKPRFHKSRTVTLTHEAERPDSSEDAEDDDDDDALSDWNLRKCSAAALDVLANVFREELLPHLLPLLKGLLFHPEWVVKESGILVLGAIAEGCMQGMVPYLPELIPHLIQCLSDKKALVRSIACWTLSRYAHWVVSQPPDMHLKPLMTELLKRILDGNKRVQEAACSAFATLEEEACTELVPYLSYILDTLVFAFGKYQHKNLLILYDAIGTLADSVGHHLNQPEYIQKLMPPLIQKWNELKDEDKDLFPLLECLSSVATALQSGFLPYCEPVYQRCVTLVQKTLAQAMMYTQHPEQYEAPDKDFMIVALDLLSGLAEGLGGHVEQLVARSNIMTLLFQCMQDSMPEVRQSSFALLGDLTKACFIHVKPCIAEFMPILGTNLNPEFISVCNNATWAIGEICMQMGAEMQPYVQMVLNNLVEIINRPNTPKTLLENTGRLTSPSAIPAITIGRLGYVCPQEVAPMLQQFIRPWCTSLRNIRDNEEKDSAFRGICMMIGVNPGGVVQDFIFFCDAVASWVSPKDDLRDMFYKILHGFKDQVGEENWQQFSEQFPPLLKERLAAFYGV encoded by the exons ATGGAGTGGCAGCCAGACGAGCAGGGCCTGCAGCAGGTCTTGCAGCTTCTCAAAGACTCGCAGTCGCCCAACACAGCTACTCAGCGCATTGTGCAGGAT AAACTTAAACAACTCAACCAGTTTCCTGACTTTAACAACTACCTGATCTTCGTCCTGACTAGACTCAAATCAGAAG ATGAGCCAACCCGCTCTCTGAGTGGCCTCATCCTCAAGAACAATGTGAAGGCGCATTACCAGAGCTTCCCGCCTCCTGTGGCTGACTTCATCAAACAGGAGTGTCTCAACAACATTGGCGATGCCTCCTCTCTCATCAGAGCCACCATCG GCATTCTCATCACCACCATCGCTTCCAAGGGTGAGCTGCAGATGTGGCCGGAACTGCTGCCCCAGCTGTGCAACCTGCTCAACTCAGAGGATTATAATACCTGTGAG GGAGCCTTTGGAGCCCTACAGAAGATCTGTGAAGACTCCTCGGAGCTTTTGGATAGCGATGCTCTCAACAGGCCCCTCAATGTCATGATCCCTAAATTCCTGCAGTTTTTCAAGCACTGCAGCCCTAAGATTCGGTCCCATGCCATTGCCTGTGTGAACCAGTTCATCATGGACCGGGCCCAAGCGCTGATGGACAACATTGACACTTTCATTGAG CACCTGTTTGCCTTGGCTGTGGATGATGACCCTGAGGTGAGAAAGAATGTGTGCCGAGCTCTCGTGATGCTTCTGGAAGTGCGAATTGACAGGCTCATCCCTCACATGCACAGCATCATCCAG TACAtgctgcagaggacccaggaccATGATGAGAATGTGGCCCTGGAGGCCTGTGAGTTCTGGCTGACGCTAGCTGAGCAGCCCATCTGCAAGGAAGTCCTGGCCTCTCACCTGGTCCA GTTGATCCCTATCCTCGTGAATGGGATGAAGTACTCTGAAATTGACATCATCCTTCTCAAG GGGGATGTGGAGGAGGATGAGGCGGTGCCTGACAGCGAGCAGGACATCAAGCCACGGTTCCACAAGTCACGCACAGTGACATTGACTCACGAGGCTGAGCGGCCTGATAGCTCTGAGGATGCTGAGgacgatgatgacgacgatgCTTTGTCAGACTGGAATCTGA GAAAGTGCTCTGCAGCTGCGCTGGATGTCCTTGCCAATGTCTTCCGGGAGGAACTGCTGCCCCACCTACTTCCCCTGCTCAAGGGCCTCCTATTCCACCCTGAGTGGGTGGTCAAGGAGTCAGGAATCCTGGTGCTGGGCGCCATTGCTGAGG GCTGCATGCAGGGAATGGTGCCCTATCTACCTGAGCTGATCCCACACCTCATCCAGTGCCTGTCAGATAAGAAGGCCCTAGTCCGCTCCATTGCCTGCTGGACACTGAGCCGCTATGCCCACTGGGTAGTCAGCCAGCCACCTGACATGCACCTCAAGCCTCTGATGACGGAGCTGCTCAAGCGTATCCTGGACGGCAATAAGAGGGTGCAGGAGGCAGCCTGTAG TGCATTTGCTACCCTGGAGGAGGAGGCATGCACGGAGCTGGTGCCCTACCTCAGCTATATCCTTGACACTCTTGTTTTTGCCTTTGGCAAATACCAGCATAAGAACCTGCTCATCCTCTATGATGCCATTGGCACCCTGGCAGACTCTGTGGGCCACCACCTCAATCAGCCG GAATACATTCAGAAGCTGATGCCTCCGCTGATCCAGAAGTGGAACGAGCTCAAGGACGAGGACAAGGACCTCTTCCCCCTGCTGGAG TGCCTATCATCTGTGGCCACTGCCCTGCAGAGTGGCTTCCTGCCCTACTGTGAGCCTGTCTACCAGCGCTGTGTTACCCTGGTACAGAAGACACTGGCCCAGGCCATG ATGTACACACAACACCCCGAACAATATGAGGCCCCAGACAAAGACTTCATGATTGTTGCATTGGACCTGCTTAGTGGCTTGGCTGAGGGCCTGGGTGGCCACGTGGAACAGCTGGTGGCTCGGAGTAACATCATGACATTGCTCTTCCAGTGTATGCAG GATTCCATGCCTGAGGTCCGGCAGAGCTCCTTTGCCCTTCTGGGAGACCTTACCAAAGCCTGCTTTATCCACGTCAAGCCCTGTATCG CTGAGTTCATGCCTATTCTGGGCACCAACCTGAACCCCGAGTTCATCTCTGTCTGCAACAATGCTACCTGGGCCATTGGGGAGATCTGCATGCAGATGG GGGCAGAGATGCAGCCTTATGTGCAGATGGTCCTCAACAATCTGGTGGAGATCATTAACAGGCCCAACACGCCCAAGACACTGCTGGAAAACACAG GTCGCCTGACGAGTCCCTCTGCCATTCCAGCCATCACCATTGGCCGCCTGGGCTACGTGTGCCCGCAGGAGGTGGCACCCATGCTGCAGCAGTTCATCCGGCCTTG GTGCACGTCCCTTAGGAACATCCGGGACAACGAGGAGAAGGATTCTGCCTTCCGAGGCATCTGCATGATGATTGGTGTCAATCCTGGGGGTGTTGTGCAG gactttattttcttctgcGATGCTGTAGCCTCCTGGGTGAGCCCGAAGGATGACCTTCGGGACATGTTTTATAAG ATCCTTCATGGCTTCAAagaccaagttggggaggagaacTGGCAACAGTTCTCAGAGCAGTTCCCACCTCTGCTCAAGGAGAGGCTGGCAGCCTTCTATGGGGTCTAG
- the Gng14 gene encoding putative guanine nucleotide-binding protein G(I)/G(S)/G(O) subunit gamma-14 produces MSSKVATGSDIGQARRAVEQLRMEAGINRIKVSKAATDLLQFCTEQAKSDPFLVGIPAATNPFKEKKPCAIL; encoded by the exons ATGTCTAGCAAGGTGGCCACTGGCAGTGACATCGGACAGGCCCGCCGGGCAGTGGAACAACTGCGGATGGAAGCAGGCATCAACCGCATAAAG GTATCCAAGGCAGCCACAGATCTGCTGCAGTTCTGCACGGAACAGGCCAAGAGCGACCCCTTCCTTGTGGGCATCCCAGCTGCCACCAACCCTttcaaggaaaagaaaccctgtgCTATCCTATGA
- the Trir gene encoding telomerase RNA component interacting RNase isoform X2, with protein sequence MAARGRRAEPPGREAPGPAGSGRSRCAESGPGTSPESGDDEVSGSSPVSSGVNLFANDGSFLELFKRKMEEEQRQRQEEPPPGPQRPDPPASAAAGPGIPKRKGGGQAQRREQTSPQDGNSSQEAEDGG encoded by the exons ATGGCTGCCCGAGGGAGACGGGCGGAGCCTCCGGGTCGGGAGGCGCCCGGCCCGGCGGGCAGCGGCAGGAGCCGATGTGCTGAGTCGGGGCCGGGAACGTCACCCGAGAGTGGGGACGACGAGGTGTCGGGCTCGAGTCCGGTGTCCAGCGGTGTGAACTTGTTTGCCAACGATGGCAGCTTCCTGGAGCTGTTCAAgcggaagatggaggaagagcagcggcagcggcaggaGGAGCCACCCCCGGGCCCGCAGCGACCCGATCCACCGGCCTCCGCCGCGGCGGGCCCAGGGATTCCGAAGAGGAAGGGCG GTGGGCAAGCGCAGAGGCGGGAACAAACTAGCCCTCAAGACGGGAATAGTAGCCAAGAAGCAGAAGACGGAGGATGA
- the Trir gene encoding telomerase RNA component interacting RNase isoform X1: MAARGRRAEPPGREAPGPAGSGRSRCAESGPGTSPESGDDEVSGSSPVSSGVNLFANDGSFLELFKRKMEEEQRQRQEEPPPGPQRPDPPASAAAGPGIPKRKGGPGPTLSFVGKRRGGNKLALKTGIVAKKQKTEDEVLTSKGDAWAKYMAEVKKYKAHQCGDDDKTRPLVK, translated from the exons ATGGCTGCCCGAGGGAGACGGGCGGAGCCTCCGGGTCGGGAGGCGCCCGGCCCGGCGGGCAGCGGCAGGAGCCGATGTGCTGAGTCGGGGCCGGGAACGTCACCCGAGAGTGGGGACGACGAGGTGTCGGGCTCGAGTCCGGTGTCCAGCGGTGTGAACTTGTTTGCCAACGATGGCAGCTTCCTGGAGCTGTTCAAgcggaagatggaggaagagcagcggcagcggcaggaGGAGCCACCCCCGGGCCCGCAGCGACCCGATCCACCGGCCTCCGCCGCGGCGGGCCCAGGGATTCCGAAGAGGAAGGGCGGCCCAGGCCCCACGCTCAGCTTC GTGGGCAAGCGCAGAGGCGGGAACAAACTAGCCCTCAAGACGGGAATAGTAGCCAAGAAGCAGAAGACGGAGGATGAG GTATTAACAAGTAAAGGTGACGCATGGGCCAAGTACATGGCAGAAGTGAAAAAGTACAAAGCCCACCAGTGCGGGGACGATGATAAAACTCGGCCCCTGGTGAAGTGA
- the Tnpo2 gene encoding transportin-2 isoform X3, translating to MEWQPDEQGLQQVLQLLKDSQSPNTATQRIVQDKLKQLNQFPDFNNYLIFVLTRLKSEDEPTRSLSGLILKNNVKAHYQSFPPPVADFIKQECLNNIGDASSLIRATIGILITTIASKGELQMWPELLPQLCNLLNSEDYNTCEGAFGALQKICEDSSELLDSDALNRPLNVMIPKFLQFFKHCSPKIRSHAIACVNQFIMDRAQALMDNIDTFIEHLFALAVDDDPEVRKNVCRALVMLLEVRIDRLIPHMHSIIQYMLQRTQDHDENVALEACEFWLTLAEQPICKEVLASHLVQLIPILVNGMKYSEIDIILLKGDVEEDEAVPDSEQDIKPRFHKSRTVTLTHEAERPDSSEDAEDDDDDDALSDWNLRKCSAAALDVLANVFREELLPHLLPLLKGLLFHPEWVVKESGILVLGAIAEGCMQGMVPYLPELIPHLIQCLSDKKALVRSIACWTLSRYAHWVVSQPPDMHLKPLMTELLKRILDGNKRVQEAACSAFATLEEEACTELVPYLSYILDTLVFAFGKYQHKNLLILYDAIGTLADSVGHHLNQPEYIQKLMPPLIQKWNELKDEDKDLFPLLECLSSVATALQSGFLPYCEPVYQRCVTLVQKTLAQAMMYTQHPEQYEAPDKDFMIVALDLLSGLAEGLGGHVEQLVARSNIMTLLFQCMQDSMPEVRQSSFALLGDLTKACFIHVKPCIAEFMPILGTNLNPEFISVCNNATWAIGEICMQMGAEMQPYVQMVLNNLVEIINRPNTPKTLLENTAITIGRLGYVCPQEVAPMLQQFIRPWCTSLRNIRDNEEKDSAFRGICMMIGVNPGGVVQDFIFFCDAVASWVSPKDDLRDMFYKILHGFKDQVGEENWQQFSEQFPPLLKERLAAFYGVFVCVIVGGCAGECAASRSHCALVEGG from the exons ATGGAGTGGCAGCCAGACGAGCAGGGCCTGCAGCAGGTCTTGCAGCTTCTCAAAGACTCGCAGTCGCCCAACACAGCTACTCAGCGCATTGTGCAGGAT AAACTTAAACAACTCAACCAGTTTCCTGACTTTAACAACTACCTGATCTTCGTCCTGACTAGACTCAAATCAGAAG ATGAGCCAACCCGCTCTCTGAGTGGCCTCATCCTCAAGAACAATGTGAAGGCGCATTACCAGAGCTTCCCGCCTCCTGTGGCTGACTTCATCAAACAGGAGTGTCTCAACAACATTGGCGATGCCTCCTCTCTCATCAGAGCCACCATCG GCATTCTCATCACCACCATCGCTTCCAAGGGTGAGCTGCAGATGTGGCCGGAACTGCTGCCCCAGCTGTGCAACCTGCTCAACTCAGAGGATTATAATACCTGTGAG GGAGCCTTTGGAGCCCTACAGAAGATCTGTGAAGACTCCTCGGAGCTTTTGGATAGCGATGCTCTCAACAGGCCCCTCAATGTCATGATCCCTAAATTCCTGCAGTTTTTCAAGCACTGCAGCCCTAAGATTCGGTCCCATGCCATTGCCTGTGTGAACCAGTTCATCATGGACCGGGCCCAAGCGCTGATGGACAACATTGACACTTTCATTGAG CACCTGTTTGCCTTGGCTGTGGATGATGACCCTGAGGTGAGAAAGAATGTGTGCCGAGCTCTCGTGATGCTTCTGGAAGTGCGAATTGACAGGCTCATCCCTCACATGCACAGCATCATCCAG TACAtgctgcagaggacccaggaccATGATGAGAATGTGGCCCTGGAGGCCTGTGAGTTCTGGCTGACGCTAGCTGAGCAGCCCATCTGCAAGGAAGTCCTGGCCTCTCACCTGGTCCA GTTGATCCCTATCCTCGTGAATGGGATGAAGTACTCTGAAATTGACATCATCCTTCTCAAG GGGGATGTGGAGGAGGATGAGGCGGTGCCTGACAGCGAGCAGGACATCAAGCCACGGTTCCACAAGTCACGCACAGTGACATTGACTCACGAGGCTGAGCGGCCTGATAGCTCTGAGGATGCTGAGgacgatgatgacgacgatgCTTTGTCAGACTGGAATCTGA GAAAGTGCTCTGCAGCTGCGCTGGATGTCCTTGCCAATGTCTTCCGGGAGGAACTGCTGCCCCACCTACTTCCCCTGCTCAAGGGCCTCCTATTCCACCCTGAGTGGGTGGTCAAGGAGTCAGGAATCCTGGTGCTGGGCGCCATTGCTGAGG GCTGCATGCAGGGAATGGTGCCCTATCTACCTGAGCTGATCCCACACCTCATCCAGTGCCTGTCAGATAAGAAGGCCCTAGTCCGCTCCATTGCCTGCTGGACACTGAGCCGCTATGCCCACTGGGTAGTCAGCCAGCCACCTGACATGCACCTCAAGCCTCTGATGACGGAGCTGCTCAAGCGTATCCTGGACGGCAATAAGAGGGTGCAGGAGGCAGCCTGTAG TGCATTTGCTACCCTGGAGGAGGAGGCATGCACGGAGCTGGTGCCCTACCTCAGCTATATCCTTGACACTCTTGTTTTTGCCTTTGGCAAATACCAGCATAAGAACCTGCTCATCCTCTATGATGCCATTGGCACCCTGGCAGACTCTGTGGGCCACCACCTCAATCAGCCG GAATACATTCAGAAGCTGATGCCTCCGCTGATCCAGAAGTGGAACGAGCTCAAGGACGAGGACAAGGACCTCTTCCCCCTGCTGGAG TGCCTATCATCTGTGGCCACTGCCCTGCAGAGTGGCTTCCTGCCCTACTGTGAGCCTGTCTACCAGCGCTGTGTTACCCTGGTACAGAAGACACTGGCCCAGGCCATG ATGTACACACAACACCCCGAACAATATGAGGCCCCAGACAAAGACTTCATGATTGTTGCATTGGACCTGCTTAGTGGCTTGGCTGAGGGCCTGGGTGGCCACGTGGAACAGCTGGTGGCTCGGAGTAACATCATGACATTGCTCTTCCAGTGTATGCAG GATTCCATGCCTGAGGTCCGGCAGAGCTCCTTTGCCCTTCTGGGAGACCTTACCAAAGCCTGCTTTATCCACGTCAAGCCCTGTATCG CTGAGTTCATGCCTATTCTGGGCACCAACCTGAACCCCGAGTTCATCTCTGTCTGCAACAATGCTACCTGGGCCATTGGGGAGATCTGCATGCAGATGG GGGCAGAGATGCAGCCTTATGTGCAGATGGTCCTCAACAATCTGGTGGAGATCATTAACAGGCCCAACACGCCCAAGACACTGCTGGAAAACACAG CCATCACCATTGGCCGCCTGGGCTACGTGTGCCCGCAGGAGGTGGCACCCATGCTGCAGCAGTTCATCCGGCCTTG GTGCACGTCCCTTAGGAACATCCGGGACAACGAGGAGAAGGATTCTGCCTTCCGAGGCATCTGCATGATGATTGGTGTCAATCCTGGGGGTGTTGTGCAG gactttattttcttctgcGATGCTGTAGCCTCCTGGGTGAGCCCGAAGGATGACCTTCGGGACATGTTTTATAAG ATCCTTCATGGCTTCAAagaccaagttggggaggagaacTGGCAACAGTTCTCAGAGCAGTTCCCACCTCTGCTCAAGGAGAGGCTGGCAGCCTTCTATGGG GTTTTTGTCTGCGTCATCGTCGGAGGGTGTGCTGGGGAATGTGCTGCTTCCAGAAGTCACTGTGCCCTGGTCGAGGGGGGTTAG